AGCAGGCGTTTTGCTGGCTTATGGCATTTGTCAGGCGTTGTTCGCCATCTTCCGTGTTCATGCGCGTTCGGTTGCGGCGACACGTGTCTCCGCGGCGCCGGCACGGACGATTGCCGGCTAGAGCATTTCCCTGTGGGTGTGATGTAGGGCTTCCGCATCTATGGGCGTTTTCCGCCAAAGAAAACGCCGCTGCACGTCCCCGTCAGGATACCCAGCAACAGGGAAAATGCTCTAAAAGATTTCGAAAAGTTTCTTTCAACAGGAAGAAGGGAGCCCAAGGGCTCCCTTCTTTTATTTCATTTCGGATTCAGCTATTTCGGGGTTTGCTGGCGCATCTGCATGAGCTGCTGCAGCAGCTGCTCCGGTGTCTTCACACCATTCGGTGTTTGTTGCTGTTGCGGCTGTTGAGTATTCGAGTCGGGAGTAGAGGAGTCCGATGGTTGCTGGGGCTGCTGTGCGCCATCTTGTTGTCCGGGTGGTTGCTGTGGGGGCTGCCCGTAGCCGGAGGGGCCTGGCTGGGGTCCCGGGCGTACGGCATCGGACCTGGGAATGACCGGCTCGTCCTCGTTTCCGGAGCGATCGGCAGCCGCCGAAAAGACGTTGGGAGGTGTTACCGTGCCTTGGCGGGTCGTCAGGGTCAGGTGCGCCGGAGCACTCGCTGTGGCCTCCTGGTAGAGCATGTTGCTTTTGGTGCCGTCGAGCAACTGGCGCAGAACCTCGCCGGCAGGCGCCGGGCCGTAGGTGCCGAAGACCCGCTCTTCGGTGACGCCTCCGGTGATGCTCATCCCGGTTTTGCGGGAGATCTCACGAAGAATCTGGTTCAGGCTGGAATTCTGGGTCTTTACCGTCAGGGTGCCATTGTCAGCGGTGATGGACGGTGGCTCCGCCGGCGGGACTGGTGTGGCCTGCGAAACGGGTGCTGGAGCCGGCGCAAGTGATGTTGGCGGCGTAGCCGGTAGCGTGGCAGGTGGATTCTGCTGTGCCTGCGCGGAGAGGGCAAGGGCGGCCAGAAGGACGAGAAAAACGCCGGGAACAGTAGGATTGCGCGGCATATACAGGGATTAGACGCTCATCGACTGCGAAACGGGCGCATTTCGCGTCTATTCCACTAGACTATCAATGCCGTGGGCTGGCTGGAGGCATTGGCCGAAAGATCCGCGGGCGGGGTTCCGAAATGAAGCGTTTGTCTACGCTGTTTGCTGTTCTGTTGGTCGCCGGTCCATTGACGGCGGAGACGTGCACGACCCAGTCTCAGATGCAGGCGGCCGAGCGCGACGGCATTGCCGCGGCGGCCCGTACGTTGGCAGCCGCTCTGCAGGCAAACGACGCCGCGTCGATCAAGACGCGCAGCAGTGCGGAGCTTGCGGGCAATTTCGCAGGAGTGGCGTCCCTGACCGGGGATACCGCCTCGAAATTGAAGGGTGCGGCGTTGGCCGTGGAGAGCGTATGGCTTCTTGACGCCACCTCACTGAAGCCGAATCCAGATGGCTCTGCGGCAACGGGACAGTTTTTCTGCACGCTGAACCAGAGTTCGGCGGAGACCGATTTCTCGATTGCAGGGCTGCCGGCGGGCAAGTATGCCTTCGCGATTGTCAATGCTACCGGTCCGAACCCATGGCGAATCAGTATGCTGCTGCGCGACGAGAGCGGATGGAAGCTTGCCGGCCTGTTTCCCAAGGCGGCAACCTCAGCCGGTAAGGATGGCCTGTACTACTGGACGACAGCGCGTTCGATGGCCAAACAGAACCAGCCGTGGAATGCGTGGTTGTACTATCAGCAGGCTGCCGCGCTGCTGCAGCCGGTAGGGTTTGTGAGTAGCAGCCATCTGGAGAAGCTGCAGACCGAGGCCTCGACCGCCGCGCCGCCGGTGCTGCAGAAAGGTGTTTCGGTGGACCAGCCGCTGGTACTGCGCGCGACCGATGGGACGGAGTACCGGATTACGGGCTTCGGTTTCGACGATAGCTCCAGCAAAGAGAAGGTGGATCTGGTCGTACATCTCAAAGTAGATACGGCCGGTGACGCCGCCGCGACCCGGAAACGAAACTCTGAGGCTGCGCGAACGCTCGTCCTCGCGTATCCTGAGCTTCGTTCAGCGTTTCATGGAGTCTGGGTATCATCGGAGTCGCCGGGGGCAAGCCCATTCGCCACCGAAGAGCCGATGGAAAACCTGCGCTGAGCAGTACGGGCCACGGCCACGTTTTTAGGGAGCAGAAGAACAGGAACGCATGAGCCGCGCCGAAATCAAATCACTCGCCCAGGCGATTCGTGAGCGTCGGGCAAGCCAGAGCTTTGATGGCGAGCCGATGCCGCAAGACGATCTGCGGAAGATTCTGGAAGCGGGGTTGCAGGCGCCCAGCAGCTACAACCTGCAGCCCTGGCGTTTCATCGTGGTGCAGCAGCCGGAGCAGAAGCGCCGCCTTCGCGGAGCATGCTTCAATCAGGCCAAGGTGGAAGAGGCCAGTGCGGTAATTGTCGCCTGCGGCGACGCTGATGCCTGGCGTAAGGATCTGGATGAGGTAATCAACTCCGGGCTTCGCGGCGGCATGTCCGAGAGCCTGGCCGCGGCATCGCGTGAGAGCATTCCGCACTACTTCGCCGAGTTCAACTCAGACCAGATGCATGGCTGGCTGAACAAGCAGGTGATGGTGGCCTTCACGCACATGCTGCTGATGGCCGAGGTGCTGGGCTACGATACGGCTCCGATGGAAGGCTTTGAGCAGGATAAGGTGCATGAGGTGCTGCGCCTGCCCATGAGTTACTGGGTGGTTGCCGTTCTGGCGCTTGGAAAGATGCAGGGGCCTGACAAGTTCAATGGCGGCCGTTTCCCGTTCTCGCATACCGTCTTCTGCGAAGAGTTCGGCAAACCGCTGAAATGAGCGACACACGTGAGTACCCCAGCGCTCCAGTCGTTGGGGTAGGGGCTATCGTCTTTCAGGACGACAAGGTCTTGCTGGTGCGGCGCGGACGCGAACCGCTCAAAGGCGAGTGGTCGTTGCCTGGCGGCCGGCTGGAGCTGGGAGAGCACCTGGAAGCTGCGGTCGTCCGCGAGGTCAAGGAAGAGACCGGGCTGGACGTCAGTGTCGTGCGGCATGCGGAGACACTGGAACGGATCTTCCGTGAAGAAGAACGTGTCCGGTACCACTACGTTCTGGTGGACTTCCTCTGCGAGGTCACAGGAGGCGAACTGCTCTGCGGAGATGACGCCGCAGACGCGGCCTGGTTTCCCGTGGACGCTGTTCTACAAAGCGAGATCGCGGTTGCGCAGTTCACCCTTGAGGTTTTGAATCGTGTCTGGGACCGTGCTCGGGCTACTCGACAGCCTTGACGGTGATGGCGGTTAGATTCCGCACCCAGCGGGCGGGCCGCTTCTCTTCCGTGGAGACCAGCTTGAAGGCTCCGTCAGCGGCAATCGGCTTCCCGTCGATCTGGTCAGCGACCAGGACATCGCCGGTGTGGTTGGCGGGATCTACTTCCGCCAGGGAATAGAGCACGCGATAGTGGTCTGTGCCCTCGGCGATGACTCCCAACAGGTAGAGTTTGCCGCGGAGCTTCTCTCCAGTAGGCGCGTCAACCTGCTTCAGCAGGTCCGTGAGAGGAACACCGGTGTAGGTTTCCTTCGCCTTGCTGTGCTCGTTGAAGACCTCTACAGACTTGTGCGGCATGGCTTTCAGGTCTTCCGGCGACACCTTCAGGACCTTGCCGGTTGGGCCGGTCACGGTAAGTGAGGTAGAGGGAGCGGCTGCTTCGTGCGCGTGGGCCGTCGCAGGCTGCTGCGCGGTCTGAGCAAAGGCGGGCGAGACGATGAAAACGCAGGCGAGAGCAAGGATGGCTGGGCGCATGGCGAATACCAGCGTAACCCCCGTGTGGCATATACTCAAACTATGTCCATCGTCAGCAACGTCGCCGCGATTGCCAAAGGCATGAGCATCACCTTCAAGGAAATGCTGCAGCCCACCGAGGTAGAAAACTACCCCGACGGTCCCGGACCGATGCGCGGTGCTCAGTTCCAGGAGCGCTTCCGCGGCAAGCACCAGTTGCAGCGCGACGAGAACGGTCTGGAGAAGTGCGTGGCATGCTTCCTGTGCGCGGCAGCCTGCCCCTCCAACTGCATCTTTATCGAAGCGGCGGACAACACGGAGCAAAAGCGCATCAGCTCTTCGGAGCGGTACGCCAAGGTCTACAACATCGACTACAACCGTTGCATCTTCTGCGGGTACTGCGTTGAGGCCTGCCCAACGGACGCAATTACTCATGGTCATGGCTTTGAACTTGCCAGCCTGAACGCCACCACTCTTGTGATGCGTAAGGAAGATCTGCTGGTGCCGATGCCGGCGCTTCCCGCTCATACTGGATCCTCAGAAGAGAAGTCCGAAGTCCTGGCCTGACGCTTCTATTGCGAAAGGCCTCCCTTATGGATTCACCCCAGCGGAAAACTATCCTGCATGTCTGCAGGCGAGACATGCTGCGTCCCCTGCGCGATCAGATCCTGCGCCTCTCAGGCTATGAGGTGGATTCGTTCATGAGCGTGGACGAGGGACGTTCGAGCTTCTGGCAGAAGCAATATGACCTCGTCTTGATCGATGTGGAAGGGGAGCGGGGTGTGCCCGAGGCTGAAGCGCTCTGTGCTGAGCTCAGAGCGGCGCAGCCTGAACAGCTTATAGCCTTCGTCTGCAACTGGCGCGTGGCCATGATGACGGATTGCCCCGATGAGATTCTGCGCATGGAATTCGATCCGGCCAGCTTCGTCGAAGGTGTGAAAGAGATCGTTAAGCCGGAATAGGGCACAACAATGTTGAAGCCCTATACAGTTGGCCCTTCTATTCACTCACGTATCTGACCGGCTCCCATCAAAACCAACGAACGCTGTGCAAACGGGGAGTACACCAAAAAGCTCATACAAGCCAAGGCGAGTCCGTCGTTGATGTGATGAAGCAATAGAAAAGGGGAGAGCGTCCACAGAAGATCGCCAGCCAGTGAGAGCCACCACAGTCTCAGGAACCGCTGTAGAAAATGAGGTGGGCGGAAGAGAGTTGCACAGAGCAAAAAGGTTCGTACCGGAATGAGGAGAACGGCGCTCAGGATAAGCACGCGCAAGATCAACTGCGCATGAGGAAGTGGAGCAATGAGTTCCTGAATCTCGCCGAGGTTCGCTAACGCTCCGATATAGAAGCTGAGATACATCAGTTGGAACAGGATGAAGAAGGCCTGGACCAGCGGAGGAGAACTTCGAGGCAGATCTTCGGAGGAGGTAAGGATTCGGCTCGTTACCTGTTCCTGGGTGCTCGGAGTCGGTTGGGATGGAAGAGTTATGGGGTGGTCCTCGAACTCCTCTACTGATGCAATGAACCGGTAGCCTCGCTTGGCAAGTGTTTCGATAAAGCGCGGATTGGATGCTCTATCTCCAAGCGCATCCCGCAGGCGATTCATTGCGGAGTTGACGCCGTGCTCATAGTCGACAAATGTGTCCTCCGGCCATAGCCGGCGAGCGATTTCATCGCGGGTGACAGTCTCACCTGGGCGCTCAAGTAACAACAGCAGCGCCTGGAATGGCTGAGCATGTAAGCGGATGCGGAGCCCTTTCCGGCGAAGTTCACCGGATATCGGGTCCGCCTCGAAGATGCCAAAACGGTATATCTTGCTCGGCCCGCGTTCGTTCATCGTTGTTCCTCAGTGTACAAAGCGGCTACACGAACAGGCGCGAGTATTTGAGATCCTCTTGTAAATGACTTATTTCTAATGACTTGTTCCGTGATGATCAATTCTTGGAGAAGTGAGAAGCATTGTATTGTGCCAAAAGTTCAACAACTGGCAGGGTGCATTCATGCGCAATTTCAGCCGGTACTTTTTGAAGGCCGTCCTCATGTCCGTTTTCTGCCTGCCACTTTTCGAAGCTGAGGCTCAGGTGGCTCTGCCGCAAGAGCCAACACCTAATCTCTCCTCGACACCTCCGCGTCAGGTACCAGCGGTGTACCATCCAAACTCATCCGCATCCTATTGGGGACGCGCTGGAGTTATATGCGGGTTAGGAGCCAGCAGCTCTAGCGTTGGAACAAAACCAACGGCTGGCTGTGGCGTGGGATTCACAATATTGCCTATTCCCTTGCCGGTCTGGGCCGAGGTCGGCGTTATGGGGCCACAGGCCAACCGCAGCAATTACTCCGGCTATGTAAGTGTCGATGAGGAAATTCCCTTGTTATGGAAGAATCACACCTATTTGCCGTTCGCCACAATTGGATACAGTCGGCTCTTTGAGACCGGCCATGCCCTGGACTACGGCGTGGCCTTGGCGCTTCCACGATTCGTACTTAAGGGAGATGACACTGAGAGCATGCGAATCGAGCTGAAGGACTACTGGACCTTCGCCAATCCGACGCAACACAATGTCATGCTTCGAGTTGGTTTCATGATGCCGGTACAGGACTAAGTATTTGCGGCACGCGATAGATTGCGAAGGATGCCCTCTACTCCATCCCGTAGAAGGCTCCGAAGAACTTATAGATGGACCAGTGGTCTACCTTTGAGCTCATCTCGTAGGTAGCATGCATGCTGAGCAGAGGAATGCCTACGTCCAGCACTTCCATATTTCGCGCCGAGAGGAAGCCTCCAATCGTGCCTCCTCCGCCAACTTCGACACGAGGTGTCTGCGTCTGCCAGGTGATGTTGTTCTTGTCGAGTAGAGCGATGATGCGGGCAGTGAACTCCGCGTTCGGATCGAAGCCGGCGCCGTAACGCTTGATGGTCACACCATAGCCGACGATCGCTGCGTTCGAAGCTTCAGAATTGCCTGGAAAGAGGGGATTCACGCCGTCATTGCAGTC
This genomic window from Terriglobus albidus contains:
- a CDS encoding nitroreductase family protein, whose protein sequence is MSRAEIKSLAQAIRERRASQSFDGEPMPQDDLRKILEAGLQAPSSYNLQPWRFIVVQQPEQKRRLRGACFNQAKVEEASAVIVACGDADAWRKDLDEVINSGLRGGMSESLAAASRESIPHYFAEFNSDQMHGWLNKQVMVAFTHMLLMAEVLGYDTAPMEGFEQDKVHEVLRLPMSYWVVAVLALGKMQGPDKFNGGRFPFSHTVFCEEFGKPLK
- a CDS encoding NUDIX hydrolase codes for the protein MSDTREYPSAPVVGVGAIVFQDDKVLLVRRGREPLKGEWSLPGGRLELGEHLEAAVVREVKEETGLDVSVVRHAETLERIFREEERVRYHYVLVDFLCEVTGGELLCGDDAADAAWFPVDAVLQSEIAVAQFTLEVLNRVWDRARATRQP
- a CDS encoding molybdopterin-dependent oxidoreductase; its protein translation is MRPAILALACVFIVSPAFAQTAQQPATAHAHEAAAPSTSLTVTGPTGKVLKVSPEDLKAMPHKSVEVFNEHSKAKETYTGVPLTDLLKQVDAPTGEKLRGKLYLLGVIAEGTDHYRVLYSLAEVDPANHTGDVLVADQIDGKPIAADGAFKLVSTEEKRPARWVRNLTAITVKAVE
- the nuoI gene encoding NADH-quinone oxidoreductase subunit NuoI, with translation MSIVSNVAAIAKGMSITFKEMLQPTEVENYPDGPGPMRGAQFQERFRGKHQLQRDENGLEKCVACFLCAAACPSNCIFIEAADNTEQKRISSSERYAKVYNIDYNRCIFCGYCVEACPTDAITHGHGFELASLNATTLVMRKEDLLVPMPALPAHTGSSEEKSEVLA
- a CDS encoding winged helix-turn-helix domain-containing protein, whose amino-acid sequence is MNERGPSKIYRFGIFEADPISGELRRKGLRIRLHAQPFQALLLLLERPGETVTRDEIARRLWPEDTFVDYEHGVNSAMNRLRDALGDRASNPRFIETLAKRGYRFIASVEEFEDHPITLPSQPTPSTQEQVTSRILTSSEDLPRSSPPLVQAFFILFQLMYLSFYIGALANLGEIQELIAPLPHAQLILRVLILSAVLLIPVRTFLLCATLFRPPHFLQRFLRLWWLSLAGDLLWTLSPFLLLHHINDGLALACMSFLVYSPFAQRSLVLMGAGQIRE